The genomic DNA CTAGCTACGAAAGTTTGCTTGTAAATTGCAAATGATGTAACttagcaaaattcttttgataactttaggTCAGGTCCGTATGGAGATGCTACCTACCATGTTTCGTGCCAATAGCTCGCATGGCCTAGGAGGAGATAGAAAAAGGTTGTTTTGCGCATTGCGCGATATTGTGAAAAAACTTATTAGCgcaaatgggcgtggcctatatcatcaGACTTAGAtggattcaaggaacacgtggactttgagtccatgaaaagcgctatataaattcaatttattattattattattattattattattattataagggTTTCTAATCTGCGATGTAgactgtgggagttataggcaaaaacacgttttacatgattatagcgccacctagtggtccatgtctgtaatttttggtaggtaaGGTCCATGAACCATTGTACATCTACACTGTAAATTTTAAGTTGCTCACATTAGTTTAAGTGGTGAATCCAAacctgggtcccataggccacgcccactttgacgaaTCAGTACCCCACTGTAGGCTTGGCCTCAGGAGTGGGCTGAGATGGTACACTAAAAATTTCATAAAGGTgagatgagccgttcatgagatataaactttgtGGCCAATCTTTGTAAAATTGGTTGGGGAGCCTTAGAGGGTCATGACAAACAACAATCTAAAGATTTGCGATGATaccatttattttggctgagcTATGGCAACGTTTGTGTCTTCGTAGCtatagctacacaaatttgtttgtgcgtaATTTATGCAATTTTCATCCGacaaaaattcttttgataactttttatcaggtcggtctggagatgctacctaccaagtttcatgcagatcagttgcacggtctaggaggagtaaGAAAAAGCAGGTTTACAATAAATCGCAATTTTTCACGCAAaaaaaagtctaggcggaaaatgggtgtggcctatatcaggagattcATCTGAATTCAGGGAACGTGAGgatatgtgtatttttaatgtgtgatgTACGGTTTGGGAGTTATAAGGCCAAACGTGTTATAGCTCCACCTAGTGGTGTAAGTGGCTGCATTTTTTTGTCCGAGGTCCCCTGCAGGGATTTTACCCTTTATGCCTCAAATAGTATGACATCTTGCAAAATAAGCTAATTTGCATTGCTGTCGAGAACTACAGCTGACACATAACCCTCCATTAAGAAGATTAAGCGATCGAGATTTGACTATTAATTAGTGAGTTTAGAGTTGTTGGTTGGTAGAATTAGTTACGTTTGcagagagccaggctagctgtttgcctgtttccagtctttgtactaAGGTAAGTTAGCACGCACACTTTAAAGCCTGAGACACACCAAGCCAATAATCGGCCATTGGACAGTCAAGCGAGGCcagtgacttgagtctgttcggtgtgttcccaTGCCGTCGTCAATCCGAGGGGCCGTCGTCCTTCATTTTGGCTGATTTGACCTAAtaggcggggcgggcactgccggcagtcagactcaaatgacccatctgattggtagagcgctaacccggaaacgggcagcggaatgagcgtgactagagtctctcaagatttgacgaaaatcttttaaactgacctttgtcgatttgaaatgaagacagattcagcaactgcatggcctatttctcgcttaaaatgttttcagaaacacatttcggtgaactattttagtacaatatgagatcgtattctgaacaagccgccatgacagtttgtctttgaatttccggagaaaccagacccacgtgacacgttcgtccaatcagctgccggttttcatttttgggcgacaatacacgTCTCgttgctttggtgtgttccgaggcacttttttgactaactcggggagactgatcagtccaactggtCAGTGTGTCTGGCCCTTACGAGTGGTGTCAATCTTATCATCTAACACTCAATAAagcgaataagcatatttctcaAGATGTCACACTTTTCCTTCAACAGGGCATTGTATTTTCTGAAAAGTAACTCTAGTTGTTAATAAATGCAATGGATAAATGGACAAATTGTGCAATATTTCCCCCTGAAATTTAGTGTTGAAGTATACACAGAAGCATAAAATAAAAGTACCTCAAGTAGCCTATACCTTCaaatttttacaaaatgtacaacaaAGCACAGTACTTGAATAAACACTTGGTTACTTTCCAGCATGATACAAGAGGAAAATACTAGCACATCACACTGCTATGAATAACATGGGActatttttaaagtgttttttattcCTTCTCAGATTTCAAATGGAAACTCCATTTCCAGTTACAACACTTTGACACTGTCGCTTAGTCAAAACAACAGGTGTGGCGTGCCTCATGTTTGACATAGAGCGCTGGTGACACATGGAATGCAATAGGCGAGGAGTCCAGACAGAGAGAGCCATGGGAAATACTTGCAGAAGGTTGGAGGTCAAGCTCTAAGAGGAAGGACAATTTGGTATTGAACATGCAACAGAAGACCTCTTGACCAGATCAACACACTGTTATTCCACTGAGAACGCAACTTTTGTCAAGCTTCAATTTTAGACGttgatgttttattaaatttcatAATCCCACCATAACGGGGTGAACAGGTCTTCTGTGGTTTACAGTCTATTCTCAAAGctctctgaaaaaataaataaaaatgtaattagatTTTTGCATCTGTTTCCAGAGATAATAAAAGTACAGTATATTGGGAGGATGCCATTTTGATTTGGAATAATTACTGGTGACctgttttttatgaaaaaaggtCACCGTTTATTTTAGAATCATTGCTAGCTCTAATGATTATTGATATATTATTAAGAAGTCTATCTGTATAATTAATAACTTACTGTATAACTGGCCTTGGCTTCTATACAAAAAGGTGTTTGATTTTAATCAAATTATGTTGTGAGGTGCATTTTGCATGTGGTTTCAATAAAAATTCTCACAGTCAGCGGTGCGAagtaatcaagtacatttactaACATTTTAGACaacttgagtatttctattttctgctcctttactccactacatttatctgacagctttagtactttgcagattcagattaacaatacaaataaacaaattgggattattattattattttattaataaggcTTGTACTACTTTTAAAATATTAGTGATTCATAAAACCGTAACAGTGAATTGCATGCATTTCAGAAAATTCATTCCTGATCTGATTAGATAGTTTTTTTTAGGtacatttatgttttcattttaaggTTTTAGCAGCAAAGCATATTAAGAATAATGCCAGCAGGCCTTTTATTGTATAACAGTGATTCTCAAACTTTTATAAATAATGTGCCCCTTTTGATTGTTTTCCTCCCTGATCAGCACAAAACGTTTTTGatagaaaaacaacaatattgtaactgaaaaacacttaaatgctacatttcaaaatgtttagaAATCATTAAATCTATTCATGCatcattattttaggaattatgcatatgatactatgaaccacccagacctctcagatcatctgggacaggtctgcttgctgtccccagagtcagaaccaAAAAGGGGGAaacagcgttcagtttttatgctccacatatttggaacaaacttccAGATAACTGTAGGTCCGCAAcaactctcagctcttttaaatcaaggctgaagacctatctttttgacgttgcctttttttttattcattgtaCTGCATTGTGAATTATAGTCCTGTATtctatctgtttttaattttgtattcatTATCTAActgcttttaatgttttataaagcactttgaattgcactGTTGCTGagatgtgctatataaataagaattgccttgccttgccttgcctagggGTATGTGTactcccatttgagaaacactgctgtataatatacagtattggGCCTGTTGCTATTATAAACCGTGCCTGGAGGTAtgaagataagcctttattgatccccagaggGAGGATTTGAGTGTTGTAGCAGCACAAAAATAGAAGAAAGTACAGCCAAATAGAGAAGTAAAACAataagatactttttttttaactatacaagagcaattaaagaCAAAGTTACAAGGACATGTGACATGTGTACTCATGATATCTGCATACAGATGAATAAAACGATATGTATTTTTAAGTTGGTTTTAAGTGTTACAAGTCACATACAGGTCTGTACACACATGATCTGTGGGTCACTGTAAGAGAAGGAGGGATTGAGGGACACTGTAttgacccccacccccccactaATGTAAACTTtactaatgtaaacttgatttTTCTACTGCATTAACTTACCGTTCTATTCTAAATACAACTCGACCTTTTATgtttcaccttgtgtaaaaCCTTAGATGGTTgaatttctagtaaagtcaactaatttgggATAACACTGTACCCTCTGAGAGACCACAGAGAGTAAAATTGCTCTGTGGTTCATCCAGCAACAGATTTGAGAATAATATGATTCACTAGGACAATCCTCTGTGTCTCCAGAGTCAATGAGGCTTTTCGTAATTACTTGGGAGTGACATTGCCACAGTaagcaaaattattattttgaacTCACATCACTGCATTATTCTTAGTGGTTGTGGCTTGTTCCCTATTGAGAgtcttttcaaatgtgttttgggGAATCTGCTGAGCGTGGACCGGTGAACACAAAGCCAACTGGAGCAGAAATGTCACGGCTTGACACTTAGTGAGACTTCAACCAGAAACACAGCCAGCGCACGGCACCAAATGTATACAGTCGACCCAAAATGGACTTAATGGCTCTCTGTTTTATCTGCAATTAAAAGAGAAAGGGTCTACAGCGTTGCATTATTTAGGAATGTAGGGTGAACAAGCACGCCATGAAACAAGACTGCCATAAATGATCCTTGAACGACAAACTTACAAGTTTAGATCCATCCTCTCTTAGCTTCTATTGTTAGAGCCTGGTAATGggaatggaaaaaaataacagtgaTGTCAGGATAAGAATGGACAATTGTTTTAAATATTACATAAACATGTTCATCTAGGGgacaaatgtgttttatatagACCATTTATAGGAAAAGGAAATGCAGTGATCAATCCATAAGAGTCTAGAACTCTGCCCTAAAGCACTAAATAGATATTCTGAATAAATAGTCCAGACAAGATGATTCAAATTGCATTTCTCTTATGTCAATGTCAAATTGTATTTAGGTcgaccaaagtgctgaacaagACAGAATATCAAATATCTTATCTTATCGCCCAAGGCTTATGCTCCTTACaggaaacaagaaaaacagTTAGAGATACACATAGCTTGTCCCATATTTTGCGGAAATAAAACATTTCCCACCCAAAAATACCCTTTTGTTTCTGCAGGACAGGAACCAGGGCAGGCATCAGCCAGGCCTCGCGAGACTAACTGGCGTCATGTGACGGTCCCATGATCCTATGCGGAAGAGGAAGGGATTTCGTTAGTGACTGACAACACGCTAACATTATCTGTTTATATTTTCCGCCTTTACCTTTACCTCGCCACCATCAGCCCAGCAATGGACGGACCTGTCAGAGCAGCTTCAGACGCAGGACCGCCGGCTTATTACAGAGGGTGAGAAAACAATCagttattttaaatgaacagcTTACcatagcaagctagctagctagcttcttAGCTTAATAGCCTTTCTGTCCGTGGAGTGACGCCTGTTCTCAAAACAACCCGTCCCCCCTTGTGCTGCTTTTTGTAAAACATGTGCCAAAGTTGACCAAGCTTTTATTTGATGTGGCCTAGTCCTGGAACCCAACATGAATCATCACCACATCAGTAGTCAAGCTTGTCCGAGTCCCGTTGTTCCTTTTTAACAGTAAGGTCACTGTCTCGTTTTATCTCGGCTGACTCATGAACTTGTACTCCTCTGCAGAAATGAAAGCTCCCTGGTTTCAGCCCTGAAGACACTGCTGTTCTTCACCATCCTGATGGTCACTCTGCCCATTGGTCTCTACTTTGCAACAAAGGCGTTCCTCTTTGAGGGTAAGTTTCCCAGCACTAGCCTGTTAGTGTGTGCAGCCCTTAAACGTTTATTTTGTTTCACCTAGGCCTATTTAGAATAGATGAAAAGAGGATGCTACCACAAACTGTTCACTTTGTTTTAAGTCTTATTCTTTGTTCTaggtcaggggtgtcaaacata from Perca fluviatilis chromosome 10, GENO_Pfluv_1.0, whole genome shotgun sequence includes the following:
- the vma21 gene encoding vacuolar ATPase assembly integral membrane protein vma21, whose amino-acid sequence is MDGPVRAASDAGPPAYYRGNESSLVSALKTLLFFTILMVTLPIGLYFATKAFLFEGSMKMSSSDSYFYAAIVAVLAVHVVLALFVYVAWNEGTPKGKGKDD